The following are encoded together in the Planococcus antarcticus DSM 14505 genome:
- a CDS encoding DmpA family aminopeptidase has product MHNQKRIRDYGVEIGSMKPGSLNAITDVSGVTVGHVTLSNGNMQTGVTAILPHQGNVFHEKLIASSHVINGFGKTMGTIQLAELGTLETPIILTNTLNVGTAANAVIDYMLEKNADIGNTTGTVNPVIGECNDMFLNDVRGRFVKEEHVRQALDHTGVEFEEGAVGAGRGMLCYSLKGGIGSASRVLALGHGEYTIGVLVLSNFGILSDLTVSNKPIGKELKNNILQSYQEEDKGSVMVIVATDLPLSERQLNRILKRAVTGLSRTGSIITNGSGEIVLGFTTANKIPHVKPSQCLAIETIHEEDMDEAFRAVGEAAEEAVLNSLITAEAVVGRDGNERPTLKDLLEKFALSLKNP; this is encoded by the coding sequence TTGCACAATCAGAAAAGAATTCGAGATTACGGTGTAGAAATCGGCAGTATGAAGCCGGGTTCGCTAAATGCCATAACAGATGTGTCAGGTGTCACAGTGGGCCATGTCACATTGAGTAATGGCAATATGCAGACCGGAGTAACGGCCATCTTGCCGCATCAAGGAAATGTATTTCACGAAAAACTGATTGCCTCAAGTCATGTTATCAATGGCTTCGGGAAAACAATGGGGACCATTCAGTTGGCAGAACTCGGTACGCTTGAAACACCAATTATTCTGACCAATACATTAAATGTCGGCACAGCAGCCAATGCTGTCATCGACTATATGCTGGAGAAAAATGCCGACATCGGCAACACAACTGGTACGGTAAATCCGGTCATCGGCGAATGCAACGATATGTTTCTGAATGATGTACGGGGCCGTTTTGTCAAAGAAGAACATGTGCGGCAAGCGCTGGACCATACCGGTGTGGAATTTGAAGAAGGTGCAGTTGGCGCGGGTAGAGGAATGCTGTGCTATTCGCTGAAAGGCGGAATCGGCTCCGCTTCGCGCGTTCTGGCGCTCGGACACGGAGAGTATACGATCGGCGTTTTGGTGCTATCGAATTTTGGGATACTGAGCGATTTGACAGTTAGCAACAAGCCAATCGGCAAAGAATTGAAGAACAACATTCTACAATCCTATCAGGAAGAAGACAAAGGCTCGGTCATGGTCATCGTGGCCACTGATCTTCCTTTATCCGAACGGCAATTGAACCGTATCCTGAAACGAGCGGTCACGGGCCTTTCCCGCACCGGCTCCATTATCACCAATGGCAGCGGAGAAATTGTACTCGGCTTTACGACGGCCAATAAAATTCCACATGTCAAACCATCGCAATGCTTAGCAATCGAAACCATCCATGAAGAAGACATGGACGAGGCATTCAGAGCCGTCGGCGAAGCGGCAGAAGAAGCGGTGTTGAATTCATTGATTACTGCCGAAGCCGTGGTCGGACGGGACGGCAATGAAAGGCCAACGTTAAAAGACTTGCTTGAAAAATTCGCTTTATCACTTAAGAATCCTTAA